The following DNA comes from Methermicoccus shengliensis DSM 18856.
GCTCTCAAGGCAAGGGGCGAGCTGTTCGAGTACCACCGCTCTGGTGTGAGCATGGGTGAGTTCGGTGTGGGTTCGAGGGGCAGGGGCGACTTCTATGTGCACAGGCTGCTCTCAGAGGTGATAGGCAGCACAGGGGCAGTGGTGGACGCCACCCACATGGACGACTCTGGTGTGGTGAGGTATGGCGACCTCTACATCTCACTCACGGTGGACGGCATCCACTCACGGCTCTCCGAGTTTCCCTATCTTGCGGGCTTTCATGTGGCAAGGGCTGCCCTTCGGGACATCTATGTGATGGGGGCAAGGCCCATTGCGGCGTTCTCGGACATCCACGTGGCAGACGACGGTGACGTGTCCAAGGTGTTCGACCATGTGGCGGGAATATCTACCGTGTGTGAGCTCATGAACGTGCCCCTCATCACGGGCAGCACGCTGCGCATCGGCGGGGACATGGTGATTGGTGAGCGGATGACAGGGGGTGTTGGGGCGGTGGGCGTGTCCACGGGCATCACACCACGAAGGGCTGCCCGCCCCGGCGATGTGCTGATGATGACAGAGGGGGCTGGAGGCGGCACCATCACCACTGCGGCGATATACAACGGCATGCCACAAGTTGTAGAGGAGACACTCAACCTCACGTTCTTAAGGGCGGCAGATGCGCTTTTGCAGAGCGGGCTTGCGGACAGGGTGCACGCCATGACGGACATCACCAACGGCGGGATACGGGGCGATGCCGAGGAGATATGCGCAGCGTGCGGGCTCGGGATGGTGCTGGACGAGCAGAGGATAAGGGAGCTGGTGAGCCCGCCAGTGCTTGAGATGCTGGAGAAGCTTGGGATAGACTACCTCGGCGTGTCCTTAGATGCGCTGCTGCTCATCGTGCCCGGAGAGCTCGTCTCTTCAATAGAAGAGCTCATGGACGATGTGGGCGTGAGGGTGGGGGTGATTGGCAGCGTGGACGATGGCAGCGGACCGAGACTGCTCGTGGACGATAGGGAGCAGGAGCTCACGCCACGCTTTCGGGAGTCGGCATACACCCCAGTGAAGAGAATGGTGGGCGAGGGGGCCCCCCAGAACGTCGAGGAAATGAGGCGGAGGGTGGATGAGGCGGCAAGGGCTGCCCTATCCAAGAAGCGGGCAGTGATGGAAAGGCTGAGGGGGTGATGGGCTCGAGGAGATTCGAACTCCTGACCTCTGCCATGTCAAGGCAGCGTCATGACCAGCTAGACCACGAGCCCCCTTATCCCAGCTTCCCCTT
Coding sequences within:
- a CDS encoding AIR synthase-related protein encodes the protein MDLEGYARRAIERGEKDVAKRLAERILEIKGEKTTREGARRLAEAVVLEVKNALKARGELFEYHRSGVSMGEFGVGSRGRGDFYVHRLLSEVIGSTGAVVDATHMDDSGVVRYGDLYISLTVDGIHSRLSEFPYLAGFHVARAALRDIYVMGARPIAAFSDIHVADDGDVSKVFDHVAGISTVCELMNVPLITGSTLRIGGDMVIGERMTGGVGAVGVSTGITPRRAARPGDVLMMTEGAGGGTITTAAIYNGMPQVVEETLNLTFLRAADALLQSGLADRVHAMTDITNGGIRGDAEEICAACGLGMVLDEQRIRELVSPPVLEMLEKLGIDYLGVSLDALLLIVPGELVSSIEELMDDVGVRVGVIGSVDDGSGPRLLVDDREQELTPRFRESAYTPVKRMVGEGAPQNVEEMRRRVDEAARAALSKKRAVMERLRG